The Planococcus liqunii genome includes a region encoding these proteins:
- a CDS encoding alpha/beta hydrolase-fold protein: protein MKKVVSVGIMAVLVYSIFGNNQPVSAANSSGFDYADYAPGVTVEEDAASPTGYYATFVYEDESSAATKVELYSDTFHHFTIKDGFKNPYKPEAYKPGMFPAGGNSDTTYYLTLEKIKDNLWGGRVPLSSGAYPYNFRITNPDGSKTARLDDPHNPTMTNTATNVSSVSSMVYIPYNKKTMGNGDWLDRSVELPRKDKKTGTVETVAYTGAAGDVRGLAVYLPDGYNPNRKKPYKVLYLSHGMSGVPYGNELRWMNEGAVANITNNLIADGKAEPFVVVTMNNQDLNWDYKRIEEDQFEHIMPYVEAKYNVSDETDGRAYAGLSMGGVTANRMYFNHADDFAYFGIWSYAVTGDELVNIGSYRNLNDPSVMVGVGIWDYLIEPVQNLHTALNEEGIGHAYVEVPAAHDWKAWHLLYADFVEDHLWKKEKKKKEKGN, encoded by the coding sequence ATGAAAAAAGTGGTAAGTGTAGGAATTATGGCAGTTTTGGTCTACTCGATTTTTGGCAACAACCAGCCTGTTTCCGCTGCAAACTCTTCTGGATTTGATTACGCAGATTATGCACCCGGCGTCACGGTGGAGGAGGATGCTGCTTCTCCGACCGGCTATTATGCCACCTTTGTTTATGAAGATGAGTCGTCAGCGGCCACAAAAGTTGAACTTTACAGCGACACCTTCCATCATTTCACCATTAAAGATGGATTTAAAAACCCTTACAAACCGGAGGCGTATAAACCTGGGATGTTCCCGGCCGGGGGCAATAGCGACACCACGTATTATTTAACACTGGAAAAGATCAAAGACAATTTATGGGGAGGCAGAGTCCCGCTGTCGAGCGGAGCTTATCCTTACAATTTCCGCATCACCAATCCGGATGGCAGTAAAACCGCAAGGCTGGACGATCCCCATAATCCGACAATGACCAATACGGCGACCAATGTTTCCAGCGTGTCCAGCATGGTCTACATTCCGTACAATAAGAAGACCATGGGGAATGGGGATTGGCTGGATCGCTCGGTGGAACTTCCCCGCAAAGATAAAAAAACTGGCACTGTGGAAACGGTAGCCTATACAGGCGCAGCCGGTGATGTTCGCGGGCTTGCTGTCTACCTGCCAGACGGATATAACCCGAACCGCAAGAAACCCTACAAAGTGCTTTATCTGTCCCATGGCATGTCCGGCGTCCCGTACGGCAATGAACTGCGCTGGATGAACGAAGGCGCAGTGGCGAATATTACGAATAATTTAATCGCAGACGGAAAGGCTGAACCTTTTGTGGTGGTCACCATGAACAATCAGGACTTGAATTGGGATTATAAACGGATAGAAGAAGACCAGTTCGAACACATCATGCCTTATGTGGAAGCCAAATACAATGTATCGGATGAGACTGATGGCCGTGCCTACGCCGGGTTGTCGATGGGCGGTGTGACCGCTAATCGGATGTATTTCAATCATGCGGATGACTTTGCGTATTTTGGCATTTGGAGTTATGCCGTAACAGGGGATGAACTGGTCAATATCGGATCATACCGTAATCTAAACGATCCTTCTGTCATGGTAGGCGTCGGTATTTGGGATTACTTGATAGAACCCGTGCAAAATCTCCATACGGCGCTGAATGAAGAAGGCATCGGCCACGCCTATGTAGAAGTTCCGGCTGCGCATGACTGGAAAGCTTGGCATTTGCTTTATGCCGATTTTGTAGAGGATCATTTGTGGAAGAAAGAGAAGAAGAAAAAAGAAAAAGGAAATTGA
- the nhaC gene encoding Na+/H+ antiporter NhaC gives MNSTLSSAKAIALIVVSIAIVFGGIVFVDAESTIVLLAAGTAVIILSMLWGVKWDDIEKGILNNLRAMFIPILILLAVGLMIGVWMLSGTIPLIVYYGLLLIHPSVFLFVACLACALMSVMAGTSWGTIGTIGVAFMGVSAGLDIPLHYTAGAVVVGAIFGDKMSPLSDTTVMAAAVTDVKLVDHIKHMLYTTIPGFVISLIVFLILGFQVSGQIEDEQITSILTTLEANFTLNPLLLLPPVVILFLIYRGKPTLPVFGVGILLGVLLAAIFQGNGLAEIAAALNDGYTASTGVEVVDSMLQRGGLSSMLGTVALLIAAAIFGSPLQTAGVIDVILNGIQKVANTGKGIMLSSLSLHAFLFIITGSYYVTFAVLGPMMKSMYDKYGLHRKNFSRTLEDTGTALAPLIPWSVTGAFIASTLGVPVTQYAPFAPMLYLGIVFAIFYIFTGFGIAKVDVPEAGPEKSATAKKALQN, from the coding sequence ATGAATAGCACTTTATCATCAGCAAAAGCGATTGCCCTTATTGTTGTCTCCATCGCCATTGTATTCGGCGGAATTGTCTTCGTGGACGCAGAGTCGACGATTGTACTGCTGGCAGCCGGGACGGCAGTCATCATTTTGAGCATGTTATGGGGAGTGAAATGGGACGATATCGAAAAAGGCATTTTAAATAATTTGCGTGCCATGTTTATTCCCATCCTCATTTTGCTTGCGGTCGGGCTGATGATCGGAGTCTGGATGCTTTCGGGCACGATTCCGTTGATTGTGTATTACGGATTGCTTCTGATCCATCCAAGTGTTTTTCTATTTGTAGCGTGTCTTGCCTGTGCGCTTATGTCCGTGATGGCAGGCACGTCATGGGGAACGATCGGTACCATCGGGGTTGCCTTTATGGGGGTTTCGGCAGGTCTCGATATCCCGCTTCATTATACAGCGGGAGCGGTTGTGGTCGGAGCGATTTTCGGCGACAAGATGTCCCCTTTATCGGACACGACGGTCATGGCAGCGGCCGTGACGGATGTGAAGCTGGTGGATCACATTAAGCATATGCTGTACACGACGATTCCCGGTTTCGTTATTTCGCTGATTGTTTTTCTGATTCTGGGCTTTCAGGTCAGCGGCCAAATCGAGGATGAGCAAATCACAAGCATCCTGACTACGCTAGAAGCCAATTTCACTCTGAATCCGCTGCTTCTGCTTCCGCCTGTCGTCATCTTGTTTTTGATCTATCGGGGCAAACCGACGTTGCCTGTTTTTGGTGTCGGGATTTTGCTGGGAGTCCTGCTAGCCGCCATATTCCAAGGAAACGGATTGGCAGAGATTGCAGCCGCTTTGAATGATGGCTATACCGCTTCAACAGGAGTCGAGGTTGTAGATAGCATGCTGCAGCGGGGCGGTCTTTCAAGTATGCTCGGAACCGTCGCTTTGCTGATTGCCGCCGCCATTTTCGGCTCCCCTTTGCAGACGGCCGGCGTGATCGATGTCATCTTGAATGGCATCCAAAAAGTAGCCAACACCGGAAAAGGGATCATGCTCTCGAGCTTATCGCTCCATGCTTTCCTGTTCATCATTACCGGAAGCTATTATGTGACGTTTGCTGTATTGGGTCCGATGATGAAGTCGATGTATGACAAATACGGCCTGCACCGCAAAAATTTTTCCAGAACGCTGGAGGACACCGGTACTGCATTGGCGCCTTTGATCCCCTGGAGTGTGACGGGTGCATTCATCGCAAGCACACTTGGCGTGCCGGTTACTCAATATGCCCCCTTCGCACCGATGCTTTACCTCGGAATCGTCTTTGCGATCTTCTATATCTTTACCGGTTTCGGAATTGCGAAGGTTGATGTTCCGGAAGCCGGACCTGAAAAATCGGCAACGGCAAAGAAGGCGCTGCAAAACTGA
- a CDS encoding MBL fold metallo-hydrolase has protein sequence MKIFQSCLWQTNTTLIEGKEECFLFDPTYYPHELEHIKGALPDKPLNLIYTHADWDHIAGFSAFSYGHTIGHQQVKEQNDQLEKARSFDLEWYVARNKELNFPRIDEEIVGETTKVVSDDTLYFLPIPGHTSDMMATFFVERKVVVAGDILSDLEFPFIFHSSRKYVKSLQKMKEKIMEHAIHTLIPGHGRPILNSQPEILQRIEDDLAYLHQIMSGNQFATYRQQPIPPHLIPRHEGNIEFVEAELNK, from the coding sequence ATGAAGATTTTTCAGAGTTGCTTATGGCAAACGAATACGACGTTAATCGAGGGCAAGGAGGAGTGTTTTCTCTTTGATCCGACCTACTATCCTCATGAATTGGAACACATCAAAGGAGCGTTGCCGGACAAGCCATTGAACTTGATCTACACCCATGCGGATTGGGATCATATTGCCGGTTTTTCTGCCTTTTCATATGGACATACGATTGGCCATCAACAAGTGAAGGAGCAGAACGACCAGCTTGAGAAAGCCAGATCTTTTGATCTCGAGTGGTATGTCGCACGCAACAAAGAACTCAATTTTCCGCGGATTGATGAGGAAATTGTTGGGGAGACAACGAAAGTGGTTTCAGATGATACTTTGTATTTTTTGCCGATTCCTGGCCATACCTCAGATATGATGGCTACCTTTTTTGTGGAGCGCAAAGTCGTGGTGGCAGGGGATATCTTGTCTGATCTGGAATTTCCATTCATCTTTCATTCAAGCCGGAAATATGTGAAGAGCTTGCAGAAGATGAAAGAGAAAATAATGGAACATGCTATTCACACGTTGATTCCCGGGCACGGCCGTCCTATTTTGAATTCTCAGCCGGAAATTCTTCAGCGGATTGAAGACGATTTGGCGTATCTTCATCAGATCATGTCTGGCAATCAGTTTGCCACTTACCGCCAGCAACCCATCCCGCCACATCTGATCCCTCGGCATGAGGGGAATATAGAATTTGTGGAAGCAGAGTTGAATAAGTGA
- a CDS encoding M42 family metallopeptidase codes for MYQLLKELCELVGPSGFEQDVQRFIRDQVKDGADEVQVDALGNLIVKINATDPEMPSVLLAAHADEIGLIVKKIEPNGTLRFEKLGGFDDRILLAQPVTIKGSEGYVEGVIGTLSMHYVKWDDPKRIDSHRELYIDIGASSVEEVAEMGVKVGQPISYGSGLKLIGDKKRSRVVGKALDDRAGCAVLIGLIKELKDHPDRVRGDVYCVFTVQEEVGLRGASVLSPAIQPDFALAIDTTPTSDTYDVLMTGTRVLGGGPCIKIADKSLIAHPLVTGLLEKVAVERNIPHQLEVFMGIGTDAGAIHMTSTGVSSGVLSIPSRYTHSPVEIVDLGDLENTVKLAAEFVYHTEELKGKNFLDT; via the coding sequence GTGTATCAATTATTGAAGGAATTGTGTGAACTGGTCGGGCCGAGCGGTTTCGAACAGGATGTCCAGCGGTTTATCCGGGACCAGGTAAAAGACGGAGCGGATGAGGTGCAAGTGGATGCCCTAGGCAACCTGATTGTCAAAATCAACGCCACCGATCCGGAAATGCCTTCGGTTTTATTGGCAGCACATGCAGATGAAATCGGGCTGATCGTCAAAAAGATCGAACCGAACGGCACGCTCCGTTTCGAGAAGCTTGGCGGCTTCGATGACCGCATCCTGCTGGCCCAGCCGGTGACGATCAAAGGGAGTGAAGGGTATGTGGAAGGTGTAATCGGGACGCTTTCCATGCATTACGTGAAATGGGATGATCCGAAGCGCATCGATTCCCACCGGGAACTCTATATTGATATCGGAGCGAGCTCTGTTGAAGAAGTCGCGGAAATGGGCGTGAAAGTCGGCCAGCCGATCAGCTACGGCAGCGGTTTGAAACTGATTGGCGATAAAAAACGCAGCCGCGTCGTCGGCAAAGCGCTGGACGACCGGGCGGGCTGTGCGGTTTTGATCGGGCTCATCAAGGAACTAAAAGATCATCCGGATCGGGTCCGCGGCGACGTCTATTGCGTCTTCACCGTCCAGGAGGAAGTCGGGCTGCGGGGGGCATCGGTGCTGTCGCCAGCCATCCAGCCGGACTTCGCTTTGGCCATCGATACCACGCCGACGAGCGACACCTACGATGTGCTGATGACCGGAACGCGGGTGCTCGGCGGCGGTCCCTGCATCAAAATCGCCGACAAATCGCTGATCGCCCATCCGCTTGTCACGGGGCTGCTGGAGAAAGTGGCCGTTGAACGGAACATCCCGCATCAGCTGGAAGTCTTTATGGGCATCGGAACAGATGCTGGGGCCATCCATATGACATCGACCGGCGTATCATCCGGCGTCCTCTCCATTCCGTCCCGCTATACGCATTCGCCAGTGGAAATCGTCGATCTGGGCGATTTGGAAAACACCGTCAAGTTGGCGGCGGAATTCGTCTATCATACAGAGGAACTGAAGGGGAAGAATTTCTTGGATACGTGA
- a CDS encoding ABC transporter substrate-binding protein — MKKKARFAGVLSLILVLLLAACSGNNEANTGEGGETAESDKQGGTLVYGRGADSVGLDPINVTDGESIRVTHNVFETLLEYDQNLELQPKLATEYSSSEDGLTWTFKLREGVKFHDGTDFNAEAVVFNFDRWMDPENPYHQGDFPYYPFLYGGFKGDENHLIEHVKATGDHELEIKLKRKTAPFLSYLAISMFGIASPAAIEKYGDTLNEHPVGTGPFMFEEWSRNKTITLAKNPEYWMEGKPYLDKLIFQVIPENAARLNALQTGEIDVLDGMNATDTSSVENADGLELLKRPSFNIGYMAFNTEKAPFDNPLVRQAINMAVDKDNIVDAFYNGLADVATSPLPPSLWSHDDSLEKYDYNVEEAKKLLKEAGFENGFKTKLHTMSNPRPYMPEPMKIAEAIQSDLAKVGIEAEIVSMEWATYLEDTKAGAHDMALYGWTGVMADPDNFLYPNLSKTNTNVPAQNIAFYKSDEFTALITEARETIDQDKRIELYKQAQQLFQKDAPWLMLAYTTPPLAQMDYVEGYVPHPMSNDLFTDVYLSN, encoded by the coding sequence ATGAAGAAAAAAGCACGATTTGCAGGGGTTTTGTCATTGATCCTGGTTTTGCTGCTGGCTGCTTGTTCAGGCAATAACGAAGCAAACACCGGTGAAGGGGGCGAAACAGCGGAAAGCGACAAGCAAGGCGGCACGCTCGTCTACGGCCGCGGCGCCGATTCGGTCGGTTTGGATCCGATCAATGTGACAGACGGCGAATCGATCCGGGTGACGCATAATGTCTTTGAAACCTTACTGGAATACGATCAGAACTTGGAGTTGCAGCCGAAGCTTGCGACCGAGTACAGTTCGAGTGAAGACGGATTGACATGGACGTTCAAGCTGCGTGAAGGCGTGAAGTTCCACGACGGGACCGATTTCAACGCGGAAGCGGTAGTCTTCAACTTCGACCGCTGGATGGATCCGGAAAATCCGTACCACCAAGGCGATTTCCCATATTACCCGTTCCTTTACGGCGGGTTTAAAGGCGACGAAAATCACTTGATCGAGCACGTGAAAGCGACAGGCGACCATGAACTGGAGATCAAGCTGAAACGCAAAACGGCGCCGTTCTTAAGCTATTTGGCGATTTCGATGTTCGGCATCGCGAGCCCGGCCGCCATTGAGAAATACGGCGACACGCTGAATGAGCATCCGGTAGGGACAGGGCCGTTCATGTTTGAGGAATGGAGCCGCAACAAGACCATTACGCTGGCCAAAAATCCGGAATACTGGATGGAAGGCAAACCGTATTTGGACAAATTGATCTTCCAGGTGATTCCGGAAAACGCTGCGCGCTTGAACGCATTGCAGACCGGGGAAATTGATGTACTCGACGGCATGAATGCAACGGATACGTCGAGCGTGGAAAACGCGGACGGGCTTGAATTGCTGAAGCGGCCAAGCTTCAATATCGGCTATATGGCGTTCAACACGGAAAAAGCGCCGTTTGATAACCCGTTGGTCCGCCAGGCCATCAACATGGCCGTTGATAAGGACAATATCGTCGATGCGTTCTATAACGGGCTTGCCGATGTGGCCACGAGCCCACTGCCGCCATCGCTCTGGAGCCACGACGATTCCTTGGAGAAGTACGACTACAATGTTGAAGAAGCGAAGAAGCTTTTGAAAGAAGCCGGATTTGAGAACGGGTTCAAGACCAAATTGCATACGATGAGCAATCCGCGCCCGTACATGCCGGAACCGATGAAAATTGCGGAAGCGATCCAATCGGACCTGGCGAAAGTTGGCATTGAAGCGGAAATCGTGTCGATGGAATGGGCGACGTACCTGGAGGATACGAAAGCCGGCGCGCACGACATGGCGCTTTACGGCTGGACCGGGGTTATGGCAGATCCGGATAATTTCCTGTATCCGAACCTCAGCAAGACAAACACCAACGTACCGGCACAGAACATTGCATTCTACAAAAGCGATGAGTTCACCGCTTTGATTACGGAAGCGCGTGAGACGATCGACCAGGACAAGCGCATCGAGCTTTATAAACAGGCGCAGCAGCTGTTCCAGAAAGATGCACCGTGGCTGATGCTCGCGTATACCACGCCGCCTCTTGCACAGATGGATTACGTGGAAGGCTATGTGCCGCATCCGATGAGCAACGATTTGTTTACAGACGTCTACCTATCAAACTAA
- a CDS encoding PGN_0703 family putative restriction endonuclease: MAYKADMKKHLSRYKLNRLGVEEHGEWDGRKYTHILPISHKDLNLLEPYRIDLAEHIEKEQINRQWGFHHLTSSQVVCLNFFYPLIKENQLTALLEVLDMSDEEVKQSEFEYVLAGGDGTNFDFYIELASGKKLFFEIKYTEDGFGKKTSGSNYQEKYDSYYQDGVADKLKPGVDGYERFMDDYQLMRNISYVDATDKNMLIILYPEGNRKIRKEYDAVLANVIEASYHPNIRLLTWETVCTDLMEVLKDSNASGRLLNQYSDFAEKYLPLEGGR; the protein is encoded by the coding sequence TTGGCGTATAAAGCAGACATGAAAAAGCACTTATCGCGATATAAACTGAATCGACTTGGAGTTGAAGAGCATGGTGAGTGGGACGGCCGGAAGTATACCCATATACTGCCTATCAGCCATAAAGATTTGAATCTGTTGGAGCCTTACCGAATTGACCTCGCGGAACACATAGAAAAGGAGCAAATCAATCGCCAGTGGGGCTTTCATCATTTAACGTCCTCCCAAGTGGTATGCCTGAATTTCTTTTATCCGCTCATCAAAGAAAATCAACTTACAGCACTTTTAGAAGTTCTTGATATGTCAGATGAGGAGGTAAAACAAAGTGAATTTGAATATGTGCTAGCTGGAGGGGATGGCACGAATTTCGACTTTTACATCGAACTGGCGTCTGGGAAGAAACTCTTTTTTGAAATCAAATACACAGAAGACGGATTTGGAAAAAAGACGTCGGGCAGCAACTATCAGGAAAAGTACGACTCTTACTACCAGGATGGGGTAGCCGACAAGCTGAAGCCTGGGGTGGATGGCTACGAAAGGTTCATGGATGACTATCAGTTGATGCGCAACATCTCTTATGTCGATGCAACAGATAAAAATATGTTAATTATCCTCTATCCGGAAGGTAACCGGAAGATTCGCAAGGAATACGATGCCGTGCTGGCTAATGTAATCGAGGCGAGTTACCATCCCAATATCCGGCTGCTGACGTGGGAGACTGTATGCACCGACCTAATGGAAGTACTCAAGGACTCGAATGCTTCCGGCCGCTTGTTGAACCAGTATTCGGATTTCGCTGAAAAGTACCTTCCATTAGAGGGAGGGCGCTGA
- the galE gene encoding UDP-glucose 4-epimerase GalE, with protein sequence MAILITGGAGYIGSHTCVELLNAGYEIVVLDNFANSKPDSLHRVKELTGKEFSFYEADLLDRKSVEKVFESTVIEAVIHFAGLKAVGESVSKPLHYYHNNVTGTLILCDVMKEYGVKNLVFSSSATVYGIPEQVPISEDFPLSATNPYGKTKLMVEEILRDLFVMDDSFSIALLRYFNPIGAHKSGTIGEDPNGIPNNLMPYITQVAVGKLKELQVFGNDYPTVDGTGVRDYIHVVDLALGHLKALEKVMSSTGVEAYNLGTGTGYSVLEIVSAFEEACGKQIPYRIIDRRPGDVAACYADPLKARNELGWVAERGIEEMCTDSWKWQEQNPNGYLV encoded by the coding sequence ATGGCGATATTAATTACTGGAGGAGCAGGCTATATCGGCAGCCATACTTGTGTGGAACTGCTGAATGCCGGATATGAAATTGTAGTCCTTGATAATTTTGCGAATAGTAAACCGGATTCGTTACATAGAGTAAAAGAACTAACGGGGAAAGAGTTTTCGTTTTATGAAGCGGATTTGCTGGATCGAAAAAGTGTCGAAAAGGTATTTGAAAGCACTGTAATTGAGGCAGTTATCCATTTTGCCGGCTTAAAAGCAGTCGGTGAATCTGTTTCAAAGCCGCTCCATTACTACCATAATAACGTGACGGGTACATTGATCCTCTGTGATGTCATGAAGGAATATGGCGTGAAAAATCTTGTGTTCAGTTCATCGGCAACGGTATACGGAATTCCTGAACAGGTGCCGATTTCTGAGGATTTCCCTCTTAGCGCAACAAATCCTTATGGAAAGACCAAACTGATGGTAGAAGAGATATTAAGAGATTTATTTGTAATGGACGATTCATTCAGTATTGCGTTACTGCGCTATTTTAATCCGATCGGTGCTCATAAAAGCGGGACAATCGGCGAAGATCCTAATGGGATTCCGAACAACTTGATGCCTTATATCACGCAAGTGGCGGTAGGCAAATTGAAAGAACTGCAAGTGTTCGGCAATGATTATCCAACAGTGGATGGAACCGGTGTGCGAGATTATATCCACGTAGTGGACCTTGCTCTTGGCCATTTAAAAGCATTAGAGAAAGTGATGTCTTCAACCGGTGTAGAAGCGTATAACTTAGGGACTGGAACAGGCTATAGCGTCCTTGAAATAGTATCAGCATTTGAAGAGGCATGCGGCAAGCAAATACCTTATCGAATAATTGATAGAAGACCGGGAGATGTTGCTGCTTGTTATGCAGATCCATTAAAAGCAAGAAATGAACTGGGATGGGTTGCAGAAAGAGGTATTGAGGAAATGTGTACGGATTCTTGGAAATGGCAGGAACAGAATCCTAATGGCTATTTAGTTTAA
- a CDS encoding type II TA system antitoxin MqsA family protein — protein sequence MEENLKVINYNCPFCNNSHPISVMKEKTKALVNDTPVEYEEIYYHCEIEDEDFVPKEILSRNLLAARDSYRKQNRLLTSQEIKDIRKLYKLSQKEFAQLLGWGDTTIQRYEKKSIQDETYDQRLRTVKENPKVALDSLEKHKEKFTQEKYLEIRSHLVELVKTQSVKYFNKEIIESLYVDYRMASQENGYTQLNLEKVENMLIFFTQSIPRIDRIKLMELLWYTDTLFFKKYGRGMSGQVYMNLPFGTVPKAYEEILKYSQASIEVLEKYSEEKVEYRILPKSNVNLSKFSAEEISVLQYTLEKFKDMNNKKISDYMSSEIISQVKEGGHIIPYSL from the coding sequence ATGGAAGAAAATTTAAAGGTCATTAATTATAACTGTCCATTTTGCAATAATAGTCACCCAATAAGTGTAATGAAAGAGAAGACTAAAGCTTTAGTTAATGATACCCCTGTAGAATATGAAGAGATTTACTATCATTGCGAAATTGAAGATGAGGATTTTGTTCCAAAAGAAATACTTAGTCGGAACTTATTAGCAGCTAGAGATAGTTATAGAAAACAAAATAGATTACTCACATCCCAAGAAATTAAAGATATACGCAAATTATATAAATTATCTCAAAAGGAATTTGCTCAACTTTTAGGATGGGGAGATACAACTATTCAAAGATACGAAAAAAAATCTATTCAAGACGAAACTTATGATCAAAGATTAAGAACGGTTAAAGAGAACCCCAAAGTTGCTCTTGATAGTTTAGAAAAACATAAAGAGAAGTTTACTCAAGAAAAGTATCTAGAAATTAGAAGCCATCTTGTTGAATTAGTTAAAACTCAATCCGTAAAATATTTTAATAAGGAAATTATTGAATCATTATATGTAGATTATAGAATGGCATCTCAAGAAAATGGATACACACAATTAAACTTAGAAAAAGTGGAAAACATGTTAATTTTTTTTACTCAAAGTATTCCCCGAATAGATAGAATCAAATTAATGGAATTATTATGGTACACGGATACTTTATTTTTTAAGAAATACGGAAGAGGAATGTCCGGTCAAGTTTATATGAATTTGCCATTTGGAACAGTTCCTAAAGCATATGAAGAAATTTTGAAGTACTCACAAGCATCAATAGAAGTACTGGAGAAGTATAGTGAAGAGAAAGTTGAATATAGAATTTTACCTAAAAGTAATGTGAATCTATCCAAGTTTAGTGCAGAAGAGATTTCTGTTCTACAATATACTTTGGAAAAATTTAAAGATATGAATAACAAAAAAATAAGTGACTACATGTCTAGTGAAATCATTTCTCAAGTTAAGGAAGGAGGTCATATCATTCCTTATAGTCTTTAA
- a CDS encoding type II toxin-antitoxin system MqsR family toxin: MKDEWTESKEAVEEHFEKVRRVLSAPDCQFNFQRRRRDEDPLDPFTNMNTLLALDYDEEDVICELIELRVGDYWKTVTDLNRRHTPPFWIFEKKIKGKSVYIKFKIRDEANKQIFCMSFHFSKEPVSNKPYSG; the protein is encoded by the coding sequence GTGAAAGACGAATGGACGGAAAGTAAAGAAGCAGTTGAAGAACATTTCGAAAAAGTTAGGAGGGTTTTGTCGGCACCGGATTGTCAATTCAATTTTCAACGAAGAAGGAGGGATGAAGATCCGCTCGATCCTTTTACAAACATGAACACGCTCCTGGCATTAGATTATGATGAAGAAGACGTGATTTGTGAATTAATAGAATTGAGAGTCGGAGACTATTGGAAAACAGTTACAGATTTAAATAGAAGACATACTCCGCCCTTTTGGATTTTCGAGAAGAAAATTAAGGGTAAAAGCGTTTATATTAAATTTAAAATAAGAGATGAAGCGAACAAACAAATTTTTTGTATGTCGTTTCATTTCTCCAAAGAACCAGTTTCAAATAAACCTTATTCTGGATGA
- a CDS encoding P-loop NTPase fold protein has protein sequence MDKYLSMIMDYINRSNTDYSLLLSGDWGNGKTHFITTAVFPKLQEEGKKPIRKTRVPVYGKIPLIHNNCMKKMPHFKIAPLCKKRFRLFTTIA, from the coding sequence ATGGATAAGTACTTGTCTATGATTATGGATTATATAAATCGTTCCAACACTGACTATTCTTTGCTGCTAAGCGGTGATTGGGGAAATGGAAAAACACACTTTATTACAACAGCAGTTTTTCCGAAATTACAGGAAGAAGGAAAAAAACCGATCAGAAAAACTCGCGTCCCTGTGTACGGAAAGATTCCGCTTATTCACAACAATTGCATGAAGAAAATGCCGCATTTTAAAATCGCTCCCCTGTGTAAGAAAAGATTCCGCTTATTCACAACAATTGCATGA
- the galU gene encoding UTP--glucose-1-phosphate uridylyltransferase GalU has translation MQVKKAIIPAAGLGTRFLPATKAMPKEMLPIVDKPTIQYIVEEAIASGIEDIIIVTGKGKRAIEDHFDHAFELEATLREKGKVDMLDSVLQTSKVEIHYIRQKQPLGLGHAIWSARKFIGDEPFAVLLGDDIVENQEPCLAQLMNQYNQTGNSVIGVQQVASKDTNRYGIIDPISVEGKLIGVNRFVEKPAAGTAPSNYAIMGRYILTPEIFDFLGEHQYGAGGEIQLTDAIQKLNEVQPVYAYEFEGRRFDVGEKYGFIETTIEFALKRPELRDQLLELFEKKLKESYIKGE, from the coding sequence ATGCAAGTTAAAAAAGCGATTATCCCGGCTGCAGGTCTTGGAACGCGTTTCCTTCCAGCGACTAAAGCCATGCCGAAAGAAATGCTTCCGATTGTAGATAAACCAACCATTCAATATATCGTAGAAGAAGCAATTGCTTCTGGTATTGAAGATATCATTATTGTAACTGGTAAAGGCAAAAGAGCGATTGAAGACCATTTTGATCACGCGTTTGAATTGGAAGCCACGCTGCGTGAAAAAGGGAAAGTAGATATGCTGGATTCTGTTCTGCAGACATCTAAAGTTGAAATTCACTATATCCGGCAAAAACAGCCGCTTGGTTTAGGGCATGCCATTTGGTCTGCACGCAAATTTATTGGAGATGAGCCCTTTGCTGTCTTATTAGGTGATGATATTGTAGAGAATCAAGAACCTTGCTTGGCTCAATTGATGAACCAGTATAATCAGACCGGGAATAGCGTGATTGGCGTACAGCAAGTGGCATCTAAAGATACGAATCGTTATGGAATTATTGATCCGATTTCTGTAGAGGGCAAACTGATCGGTGTTAACCGCTTTGTTGAAAAGCCGGCAGCCGGTACAGCACCATCGAATTACGCCATCATGGGCCGCTACATCTTAACTCCTGAAATTTTTGATTTCTTAGGGGAACACCAGTATGGAGCAGGTGGAGAAATCCAACTGACCGATGCCATCCAGAAGCTGAATGAAGTTCAACCAGTTTATGCTTATGAGTTTGAAGGTCGGCGTTTTGATGTGGGAGAGAAATACGGATTTATCGAGACAACGATTGAGTTTGCATTGAAGCGTCCGGAGTTGCGAGATCAGTTGTTGGAGTTGTTTGAGAAGAAGTTGAAAGAGTCATATATAAAAGGTGAATAA